A stretch of Aureispira sp. CCB-E DNA encodes these proteins:
- a CDS encoding diacylglycerol kinase family lipid kinase: MHIAQWYFIINPIAGNGRGTKSWRKIQQLLNQANIAFDFGISTYPQHSTHLASYAVLKGYRHIAAVGGDGTVNEVINGIFSQQQVSPASITFAVIPIGTGNDWVKTHRIPTNLKKAVQLILEPKTIEHDIGKVTYHHIDTLQKEQRFFINVAGLAYDAFVTKASETRPKYGNSQFYYLYLIARCITQYKATPATITFDGQTLSYPFFNITIGQCKYNGGGTNLVPHADPTDGLFALSLYKNIKSWEVILRAPQFYNGSITNHKEAVTAQVKHIKIEAPSDTPAYVEVDGEWLGQSPIEFTMLPAAIHVVVP; the protein is encoded by the coding sequence ATGCATATTGCTCAATGGTACTTTATTATAAATCCTATTGCAGGGAATGGACGAGGAACAAAGTCTTGGAGGAAAATTCAACAATTATTGAATCAAGCTAATATTGCCTTTGACTTTGGCATCAGTACTTACCCTCAACACTCTACTCATTTAGCAAGTTATGCGGTTCTTAAAGGTTATCGCCATATTGCTGCTGTTGGTGGTGATGGAACCGTCAATGAAGTTATCAACGGTATATTTTCACAGCAACAAGTTTCCCCCGCGTCTATTACTTTTGCCGTTATTCCTATTGGAACAGGCAATGATTGGGTTAAAACACATCGCATTCCTACCAATTTAAAAAAAGCAGTTCAACTAATCTTGGAACCTAAGACCATTGAACACGATATAGGGAAAGTTACCTATCACCATATTGACACGCTACAAAAAGAGCAACGCTTTTTTATCAATGTTGCAGGCTTAGCTTACGATGCTTTTGTCACCAAAGCTAGTGAGACTCGCCCCAAATATGGCAATAGCCAGTTTTATTATCTATACCTAATCGCTCGTTGTATTACTCAATACAAAGCAACACCTGCTACCATTACATTTGATGGTCAAACACTTTCTTATCCTTTTTTTAATATTACCATTGGGCAATGTAAGTATAATGGCGGTGGAACCAATCTCGTTCCTCATGCCGATCCTACAGATGGTCTATTTGCTCTGAGCTTGTACAAAAACATAAAATCTTGGGAAGTTATTCTTAGAGCACCTCAATTTTATAATGGATCTATTACTAATCACAAAGAAGCTGTAACTGCACAGGTCAAACATATCAAAATTGAGGCTCCTTCCGACACTCCAGCTTATGTAGAAGTCGATGGAGAATGGCTTGGGCAAAGTCCTATTGAATTTACCATGCTGCCTGCTGCCATTCATGTCGTTGTTCCTTAA
- a CDS encoding JAB-like toxin 1 domain-containing protein yields the protein MIYGTLLFFCFLCSSLDNTNALKNYEKAQHALHDYKVNANGRITLAKMTKDTFDRLILVEGKKGKINYNKANNKLRNEHILVKKGVLQKLLPLKGRANKRHYKGMQISFQANFNLAKNVFEFLADHTSVEWSLLSFGIGEQTRNFVYTSYRPDLEFFGSVKVHHLLNYPREISSLRHYHNHPRTPVEALDKYAFPSNSDLDFRNKILEKGIDLVEFMIRTEGKYIDYTDPKKWNKRNGEDWL from the coding sequence ATGATTTACGGAACACTACTCTTTTTTTGTTTTTTGTGCAGTTCTCTAGACAATACCAATGCACTTAAAAATTACGAAAAAGCACAGCATGCTTTACATGACTATAAGGTCAATGCGAACGGTCGTATTACCTTGGCAAAAATGACCAAAGATACCTTTGACCGATTGATTTTAGTGGAGGGAAAAAAAGGGAAAATCAATTATAATAAAGCGAATAATAAACTCCGAAATGAACACATTCTTGTTAAAAAAGGAGTGTTACAAAAGCTTTTACCCTTAAAAGGACGTGCGAATAAACGACACTATAAAGGTATGCAAATCAGTTTTCAAGCAAACTTTAACTTAGCTAAAAATGTTTTTGAATTTTTGGCAGATCATACTTCTGTTGAGTGGTCTCTATTATCATTTGGAATAGGAGAACAAACACGTAATTTTGTCTACACCTCTTATCGACCGGATTTAGAATTTTTTGGTTCCGTTAAGGTACATCATTTACTCAATTATCCTAGAGAGATTAGCAGCCTGAGGCATTATCATAATCATCCTAGAACTCCCGTTGAAGCATTAGATAAGTATGCTTTTCCTTCTAATTCTGATTTGGACTTTAGAAATAAAATTTTAGAAAAGGGCATTGATTTGGTAGAATTTATGATTAGAACCGAAGGAAAATATATCGATTATACAGATCCTAAAAAATGGAACAAAAGAAATGGAGAAGATTGGCTATAA
- the meaB gene encoding methylmalonyl Co-A mutase-associated GTPase MeaB: MKDSADNKNSALHISKGKSMESNINKNFKRKKRPQRSLDEFLKGILDGNRIILSQAITLIESTQSKHQELAQQIIEACLPYSGQSLRIGLTGTPGVGKSTFIDSFGQIVLAEDRQLAVLAIDPSSQLTKGSILGDKTRMETLSVHPNVFIRPSAAGASLGGVARKTRESIILCEAAGFDTIFVETVGVGQSETAVHSMVDFFLLLLLPNSGDELQGIKRGVMEMADLIAINKADGQALPAAKLAKKQCRNGLHLFPPKQSGWVATAELCSALEQTGLNTIWQHILSYQNQTTINGYFSKHRQEQAKYWFEESIQQQLKHLFYQHPSIKEIFIRIEKQVVEGQISPFKAAELLMQSFVN, translated from the coding sequence ATGAAAGACAGCGCGGACAATAAAAATAGTGCTTTGCATATTTCCAAGGGCAAATCTATGGAATCTAATATTAATAAAAATTTCAAGCGAAAAAAGCGCCCTCAGCGTAGCTTAGACGAATTTTTAAAAGGGATATTAGATGGAAATAGAATTATCTTAAGCCAAGCAATTACCTTAATAGAAAGCACCCAAAGCAAACATCAAGAACTAGCACAACAAATCATAGAGGCTTGTTTGCCATACAGTGGGCAGTCTCTTAGAATAGGTTTGACAGGAACGCCAGGTGTGGGAAAAAGCACGTTTATTGATAGTTTTGGGCAGATTGTATTAGCAGAAGATAGGCAGTTGGCTGTCTTAGCGATAGACCCTAGTAGTCAATTAACAAAAGGCAGTATTTTGGGAGATAAAACGCGAATGGAAACGCTCTCTGTTCATCCCAATGTCTTTATTCGTCCTTCTGCTGCGGGCGCATCGTTAGGAGGAGTGGCTCGAAAGACTCGTGAGAGCATTATTTTATGTGAAGCAGCGGGATTTGATACCATTTTTGTAGAGACCGTTGGTGTTGGACAATCTGAAACAGCCGTGCATTCGATGGTTGATTTTTTCTTATTGTTATTGTTGCCAAACTCAGGAGATGAATTGCAAGGAATCAAGCGAGGGGTTATGGAAATGGCAGATTTAATTGCCATTAACAAAGCCGATGGGCAAGCATTACCTGCCGCAAAACTGGCAAAAAAACAATGCCGAAATGGCTTGCATTTATTTCCTCCCAAACAAAGTGGTTGGGTAGCTACTGCCGAGCTTTGCTCCGCCTTAGAGCAAACAGGCTTAAATACTATTTGGCAACATATTTTAAGTTATCAAAATCAAACGACCATCAACGGTTACTTCTCAAAACATCGACAAGAACAGGCTAAATATTGGTTTGAGGAAAGCATTCAACAACAACTAAAGCACTTGTTTTATCAGCACCCCAGTATCAAGGAAATCTTTATAAGAATAGAAAAACAGGTAGTAGAAGGACAAATATCACCATTTAAAGCAGCAGAATTATTAATGCAATCTTTTGTAAACTAA